Proteins co-encoded in one Nicotiana sylvestris chromosome 7, ASM39365v2, whole genome shotgun sequence genomic window:
- the LOC104246663 gene encoding transcription repressor OFP6-like yields MSSHKRRIILSNVTVKLGCSSSCARPKLSSIFHPKPRHKSTTFHNKKAPQSQKNNYSNYSSCSSWDTTTTTFSPNMETPPAYNYSSDSTTECSDIKSLRAVQGVGRIGGESVAVEKDSDDPYLDFRQSMLQMILEKEIYSKDDLKELLHCFLQLNSPYYHGIIVRAFTEIWNGVFSLRPGAVGASSPFLHGGGHVTFR; encoded by the coding sequence ATGTCAAGTCACAAAAGAAGGATCATTCTTAGCAATGTGACAGTGAAACTTGGTTGCAGCAGCAGTTGTGCTAGGCCTAAACTCTCCAGCATTTTTCACCCAAAACCTCGTCACAAATCCACCACTTTCCATAACAAGAAAGCCCCTCAATCCCAGAAAAACAACTACTCTAACTACTCTTCTTGTAGTTCTTGGGACACTACGACAACAACTTTCTCACCCAACATGGAAACTCCACCAGCTTATAATTACTCCTCCGACAGTACTACTGAATGTTCAGACATCAAAAGCTTAAGGGCCGTTCAGGGAGTCGGTCGGATCGGCGGCGAGAGTGTTGCCGTCGAGAAAGATTCCGACGACCCATACTTGGATTTCCGGCAGTCAATGCTGCAGATGATTCTTGAAAAGGAGATTTATTCTAAGGATGACTTAAAAGAGCTGCTCCACTGTTTCTTGCAGCTGAATTCTCCTTATTACCATGGTATTATTGTGAGGGCTTTTACTGAGATCTGGAATGGAGTTTTTTCTTTAAGGCCTGGTGCTGTTGGAGCTAGTTCCCCGTTCTTGCATGGCGGAGGTCACGTGACCTTTAGGTGA